CGGGAGATCGCCATCGCCGTCCGGAACGGCGGCCCTGACCCAGAATATAATCCAAGGCTGCGCGTGGCCATTCAGAATGCAAAGGGCGTTAATATGCCCAAGGACCGGATCGATAACGCGATCAAACGTGCCAGTTCCAAAGAAGAAGGCAACTTTGACGAGATCGTGTACGAAGGTTACGGTCCGTATGGGGTGGCCATCGTGGTGGAAACTGCAACCGATAACCCGACCCGTACTGTTGCCAATGTCCGGATGTATTTCAACCGTGCGGAAGGCTCTCTCGGGAAGACCGGGTCCCTGGATTTCATGTTCCAGCGAAAAGGAGTTTTTCGCATCGAGAAATCCGGTTCCATGAACCCGGAGGATCTGGAGTTGGAACTCATCGATTTCGGCCTTGATTCCATGGAAGTGGACGACCAGGAAATCGTAATCTACACGGCCTTCGAAGACTACGGAAAGATGGCGAAAGCCCTGGAAGACCGTAAGGTGGTCGTCAAGAAATCAGCCCTCGAACGCATACCAACGACTTTTTCGGAGATATCCGAAGAGCAGGCCGACGAGATCCTGGAACTGGTGGAAACCATGGAAGAGGACGACGATGTGCAGGCGGTGTATCATAACCTGCGCTGAGGAGGGGAGTGAATAGTGAATAGTGAACAGTTCACTAATTACTAATTACTAATTACTAATTACTAATTACTAATTACTAATTTGTACTAGTTAGTATTTAATCTGACAGATAAGGGTTATCTTTAGGATACGAAACATAACAATAACCCCTAAACTGTCAG
This genomic stretch from Bacteroidota bacterium harbors:
- a CDS encoding YebC/PmpR family DNA-binding transcriptional regulator, producing MGRIFEKRKHKMFARYDKMAKAFTKIGREIAIAVRNGGPDPEYNPRLRVAIQNAKGVNMPKDRIDNAIKRASSKEEGNFDEIVYEGYGPYGVAIVVETATDNPTRTVANVRMYFNRAEGSLGKTGSLDFMFQRKGVFRIEKSGSMNPEDLELELIDFGLDSMEVDDQEIVIYTAFEDYGKMAKALEDRKVVVKKSALERIPTTFSEISEEQADEILELVETMEEDDDVQAVYHNLR